The DNA window ATGCAGCTGGAAGGCGAATTCGTGCAGTTCTGGCTGCGCGGTACCGGTGGCCAACATGGCAATGGCCTGCCTGGCCATGGCGTCGATCGGTTGTTCGACCGCGCAGAGCGGCGGCACGCTGAATTCGGATTGTTGGGTGCCGTTAAAGCAAATGATAGCCAGATCGTCCGGCACGTGCAGTTGATGTTCCGCCAGCGCTGACAGACAGCCGAGTGCCTGTTGTTCGTTGGAGGTGAATATGGCGCGTGGGCGGGGGCCTTGCAGCATTTTCTGGCTGGCCTGATAGCCGCCCTTGCGGGTATAGGGGGCTTCAAAAATCCATTCTTCACGCGGCGTAATACCCGCCTCAATCAGCGCGTCACGCCAGCCGTTAAGGCGATCTTGTGCGTTGAGCATGGTCAGCGGGCCAACAAAAATGCCGAGCTCCCGGTAGCCGTGCTGCAACAGATGGCGTGTGGCCTGGCAGGCGGCGTCGCGTTCATTAACGCGGATGGCGCTGATACCGGCATGGCTGTCGATGGTATCTATCATCACGCAGGGGGTGCCGGAATTGCGGATCAGATCAAACCAGGGATGACGATCGACGCTGGTATACAGCAGCCCGTCAACCTGACGGCGCAGCAGGTGGTTAATCAGGTCGTGCTCGTGCTGCCGGTCGTCGCCGGCGTCC is part of the Serratia quinivorans genome and encodes:
- the ccpA_2 gene encoding Catabolite control protein, translated to MDNQSARRITRADVARVAGTSVAVVSYVINNGPRPVAEATRLRVLAAIEQTGYRPNDIARALASGNTLTYGLVVPDISNPFFASMARALQREAFNHGRVLLLGDAGDDRQHEHDLINHLLRRQVDGLLYTSVDRHPWFDLIRNSGTPCVMIDTIDSHAGISAIRVNERDAACQATRHLLQHGYRELGIFVGPLTMLNAQDRLNGWRDALIEAGITPREEWIFEAPYTRKGGYQASQKMLQGPRPRAIFTSNEQQALGCLSALAEHQLHVPDDLAIICFNGTQQSEFSVPPLCAVEQPIDAMARQAIAMLATGTAQPELHEFAFQLHIRRSCGC